From the genome of Thermoflexus hugenholtzii, one region includes:
- the galE gene encoding UDP-glucose 4-epimerase GalE, producing MRILVAGGAGYIGSIVTELLLEAGHEVVVYDNLCHGFRAAVPEGARFVHGDIGDGERVVETLRRWPCQAAMHFAAFIEAGESMEEPFKYFRNNVAHTITFLEALLAGGVDRVVFSSTAAVYAPAPEPLTESSPIGPVNVYGETKATVERILGWLHRTRGLRYAALRYFNAGGATATRGEDHRPESHLIPRILEVALGRRPYVEIYGTDYPTRDGTCIRDYIHVVDLARAHLLVLEALSERPAMVYNVGTGTGYTVREVLEVCRRVTGHPIPAREGPRRPGDPVMLVASPEAIRRDLGWTPEHTLIDIVASAWRWMQAHPHGYPE from the coding sequence ATGCGCATCCTGGTCGCCGGCGGAGCCGGCTACATCGGCAGCATCGTGACGGAGCTCCTCCTCGAGGCCGGCCATGAGGTGGTGGTCTACGACAACCTGTGCCACGGCTTCCGAGCCGCCGTCCCGGAGGGCGCGCGGTTCGTCCATGGGGACATCGGGGACGGGGAACGGGTGGTGGAGACCCTGCGCCGGTGGCCTTGCCAGGCCGCCATGCACTTCGCCGCCTTCATCGAGGCCGGCGAGTCCATGGAGGAGCCTTTCAAGTATTTCCGGAACAACGTGGCCCACACCATCACCTTCCTGGAGGCCCTGCTGGCCGGCGGGGTGGATCGGGTGGTGTTCTCCTCTACCGCCGCCGTCTACGCCCCCGCCCCGGAGCCCCTGACGGAGTCTTCCCCCATCGGGCCGGTGAACGTCTACGGGGAGACCAAGGCGACCGTCGAGCGGATCCTGGGGTGGCTGCACCGAACCCGGGGCCTGCGCTACGCGGCGCTGCGCTATTTCAACGCCGGAGGGGCCACGGCGACGCGGGGGGAGGATCATCGGCCGGAGAGCCATCTGATCCCCCGCATCCTGGAGGTGGCCCTGGGCCGCCGGCCTTACGTGGAGATCTACGGGACCGATTACCCCACCCGCGATGGGACCTGCATCCGGGATTACATCCACGTGGTGGATCTCGCCCGGGCCCACCTCCTGGTCCTGGAGGCCCTCTCCGAGCGGCCGGCGATGGTCTACAACGTGGGGACGGGGACCGGCTACACCGTCCGGGAAGTGCTGGAGGTCTGCCGGCGGGTGACCGGCCACCCCATCCCGGCCCGGGAGGGGCCGCGCCGGCCTGGGGACCCGGTGATGCTGGTGGCCTCCCCGGAGGCCATCCGCCGGGATCTGGGCTGGACGCCGGAGCACACTTTGATCGACATCGTGGCCAGCGCCTGGCGCTGGATGCAGGCGCACCCCCACGGATACCCGGAGTAA
- a CDS encoding glycosyltransferase, giving the protein MKLMTAASLGISALLFLYALYILILCGLSLWGRRRPVPRANPSTWPFVTVQLPIYNEGSVVERLLQAVVALDYPRDRLEIQVLDDSTDETAQLVKQLVVHYQALGYPVELLRRPNRNGYKAGALAYGLRRARGEFIAIFDADFVPPPDFLKRMIPVLLADPTIAAAQARWDHLNASQSWITRAQALMLDAHFMVDQAARSAAGLPVNFNGSAGVWRREAIEAAGGWETDTLTEDLDLSYRAQLAGWRIVFVPDVAVPGEIPPTLPAFKSQQFRWAKGTTQTFRKLIGRIWRSRWPWWKRVVATLHLGGYFTHLLGVLLLLLSGPLLRHSAERPKWTVILGLGLLTVPLMYGLSQQALYPDWPRRLWAIPVLFVIGTGLTLSNTRAIIEALLGLPSEFQRTPKGERAARGESEMDPIGWIEGAFALYALLLAWRAWRHDLGGVVPFLLCYALSYGIVAGFSLSPAPPAREAVSSARAPLKEADRSGPFPR; this is encoded by the coding sequence ATGAAGCTCATGACCGCGGCCAGCCTGGGGATCAGCGCCCTGCTGTTCCTGTATGCCCTTTACATCCTGATCTTGTGCGGGCTCAGCCTGTGGGGACGGCGTCGCCCGGTCCCCCGCGCGAACCCTTCGACCTGGCCCTTCGTCACCGTGCAGCTGCCGATCTACAACGAAGGGAGCGTGGTGGAGCGCCTGCTGCAAGCCGTGGTGGCCCTGGATTATCCGCGGGACCGCCTGGAGATCCAGGTCCTGGACGATTCCACCGACGAGACGGCGCAGCTGGTCAAGCAGCTGGTCGTCCACTACCAGGCCCTCGGCTATCCCGTTGAGCTGCTGCGGCGCCCGAACCGGAACGGCTACAAGGCGGGGGCATTAGCCTACGGGCTGCGACGGGCCCGGGGCGAGTTCATCGCCATCTTCGACGCCGACTTCGTCCCGCCGCCGGATTTCCTGAAGCGCATGATCCCGGTGCTGCTGGCCGACCCCACCATCGCCGCCGCTCAGGCCCGCTGGGACCATCTGAACGCCTCCCAGTCCTGGATCACCCGGGCCCAGGCCCTGATGCTGGACGCGCACTTCATGGTCGATCAGGCAGCCCGCTCCGCCGCCGGGCTGCCTGTGAACTTCAACGGCTCCGCCGGCGTGTGGCGGCGGGAGGCCATCGAGGCCGCCGGCGGATGGGAAACCGACACCCTGACGGAGGACCTGGATCTCAGCTATCGGGCCCAGCTGGCCGGCTGGCGCATCGTCTTCGTCCCCGATGTCGCGGTCCCGGGGGAGATCCCCCCTACCCTCCCGGCCTTCAAGAGCCAGCAGTTCCGGTGGGCCAAGGGGACCACCCAGACGTTCCGGAAGCTGATCGGCCGGATCTGGCGCAGCCGCTGGCCGTGGTGGAAGCGGGTGGTGGCCACCCTCCATCTGGGCGGATATTTCACCCATCTGCTGGGAGTGCTCCTGTTGCTGCTCTCCGGTCCCCTGTTGCGCCATTCCGCGGAGCGCCCGAAGTGGACGGTGATCCTGGGCCTGGGGCTGCTCACAGTGCCCCTGATGTATGGCCTCAGCCAGCAGGCCCTCTACCCCGACTGGCCCCGTCGGCTCTGGGCGATCCCGGTCCTGTTCGTGATCGGGACGGGCCTCACCTTGAGCAACACCCGCGCCATCATCGAGGCCCTGCTCGGCCTTCCCTCGGAGTTCCAGCGGACGCCCAAGGGGGAGCGGGCGGCGCGGGGCGAGTCGGAGATGGACCCGATAGGCTGGATCGAGGGGGCTTTCGCCCTTTACGCCCTGCTCTTAGCCTGGCGGGCATGGCGCCACGATCTCGGCGGGGTCGTGCCCTTCCTGCTCTGCTATGCCCTCAGCTACGGGATCGTCGCTGGCTTCAGCCTCTCCCCCGCCCCACCCGCGCGGGAGGCCGTCTCCTCGGCGCGCGCCCCGCTCAAAGAAGCGGATCGAAGCGGCCCGTTCCCCCGCTGA
- a CDS encoding adenylate/guanylate cyclase domain-containing protein, with translation MERMRETEAFDSLLDRLMEYLGEAERALARSAAGPDSPVELVRTSRDLVEILRSRVHREIGRLAPMLDPDLMAYLIRADGPEDPTPIRREVTVLFVDLHGFSELCERTPLEALVPLLNRYLELAWACIRAEGGVVDRFMGDAVLGWFNAPFELPDHPYRALRAAWRMQQEVLHLHAALPPEHRRRYRIGVHLGEAVLGPIGTREFQTYTLVGSTVNYARRLQEAAPPGQIMISRAVFERVRDRIEARALPIFPVRGGAQVVPVYRFLGFREETP, from the coding sequence ATGGAACGGATGAGGGAAACAGAAGCCTTCGATTCGTTGCTGGACCGCCTGATGGAATACCTGGGGGAAGCGGAGCGGGCCCTTGCCCGCTCCGCGGCAGGCCCGGATTCGCCGGTCGAGCTCGTGCGGACCAGTCGGGATCTGGTGGAGATCCTGCGGTCGAGAGTCCACCGGGAGATCGGGCGGCTTGCCCCCATGCTGGATCCCGACCTGATGGCCTATCTGATCCGGGCGGATGGCCCGGAGGACCCGACGCCCATCCGGCGCGAGGTCACCGTCCTCTTCGTGGACCTCCACGGCTTCTCGGAGCTGTGCGAGCGCACTCCCCTGGAGGCCCTGGTGCCCCTGCTGAACCGCTATCTGGAGCTCGCATGGGCCTGCATACGGGCCGAGGGAGGCGTGGTGGATCGATTTATGGGGGATGCGGTGCTGGGTTGGTTCAACGCTCCCTTCGAGCTGCCGGACCATCCGTATCGGGCCCTGCGGGCGGCGTGGCGGATGCAGCAGGAGGTGCTCCATCTGCACGCCGCGCTCCCCCCGGAGCACCGCCGACGTTACCGCATCGGCGTGCACCTCGGCGAGGCGGTCCTCGGGCCGATCGGAACCCGTGAGTTCCAGACCTATACCCTGGTGGGGAGCACGGTCAATTACGCGCGGCGCCTGCAGGAGGCAGCGCCGCCCGGACAGATTATGATCAGCCGAGCGGTGTTCGAGCGCGTGCGGGATCGGATCGAAGCCCGCGCCCTGCCGATCTTCCCGGTTCGGGGAGGGGCTCAGGTGGTGCCGGTCTATCGATTCCTGGGGTTCCGGGAGGAAACGCCATGA
- a CDS encoding transglutaminaseTgpA domain-containing protein, whose amino-acid sequence MVGESEVRIPGRPVGVPAVPRGAVGTLWMLFLLLLIHGSAAWTVTLAGWADGLEILPSVAAGGLLIGWLLAISRFPGPVAFLLNIGYGTVWVGYLSARLIQVPTWSLKLQWLGYRMTVWAMEAVRGGRGSDPLPFVVIMGALIWLAASSSAWYSFRTIRSWRALVPAGLIAFINAYYYLGPRPLTLFLITYLLGALLWLATVHYEEQSQRWRRERVWFVPDLGVDVLRAGLLIAGLALALAWILPPAGPSETASRVWSEVSRPLRRSQETFNRLFSSLRSQRPAYVSPLGRTLPFGGPRRLSDTVVMEVRAQGPARYWRGMVYDVYTSNGWLSSGEDEQSRAPMTALTARPLWEGRAVVTQTFTVYLPGNTLIFAAQHPVAVSLPTLVQGRFTAQAHDLMGIRSPRPFGAQQTYEAISLVPIPDVESLRQAGTVYPEWVQRYLQLPPNLDPRIRRLAERITANADNPYDKAAALEAWLRRNIRYNENIPAPPPGRDGVSYVLFDIRQGYCDYYASAMAVMARALGIPARVVSGYAQGEWMPDGRYRVRQRDAHTWVEIYFPGYGWVEFEPTAAQPPILRPQRPVTPTPTPPASPAAGPTPGAPQPTPTRRNLLAEDFDIQPGEALPLPHTPQFPIGPLTAGLMGSLGMLGLVLWLRDRHRLRRLSPAARDYLWMNRAARLLGIRLPASWTPMERARHLAALAPEMAETMRQIAERYTAVRFGRRPLPPGSAPRGWWLAFLFYGLRGRLRSALARWISALRSRTLPTSPPFAR is encoded by the coding sequence ATGGTGGGAGAAAGCGAGGTAAGGATCCCCGGAAGGCCGGTGGGGGTCCCGGCCGTTCCCCGGGGGGCTGTGGGGACCCTCTGGATGCTGTTCCTGCTGCTCCTGATCCACGGGTCCGCCGCGTGGACGGTGACGCTGGCGGGGTGGGCCGACGGGTTGGAGATCCTCCCTTCGGTGGCAGCCGGAGGGCTCCTCATCGGCTGGCTGCTGGCCATCTCCCGGTTCCCCGGCCCGGTGGCTTTTCTTCTCAACATCGGCTACGGCACGGTCTGGGTGGGCTACCTGAGCGCCCGCCTCATCCAGGTCCCCACCTGGTCGTTGAAGCTCCAATGGCTGGGCTACCGCATGACGGTGTGGGCCATGGAAGCCGTGCGGGGCGGGCGGGGCAGCGATCCCTTGCCCTTCGTGGTGATCATGGGGGCCCTGATCTGGCTGGCGGCCAGCAGCAGCGCATGGTATTCCTTCCGGACCATCCGGTCGTGGCGGGCGCTGGTGCCGGCCGGGCTGATCGCGTTCATCAACGCGTATTACTATCTGGGCCCGCGCCCTCTCACGCTGTTCCTGATCACCTATTTGCTGGGGGCGCTGCTCTGGCTGGCCACCGTGCATTATGAGGAGCAGAGCCAGCGCTGGCGGCGGGAGCGGGTGTGGTTCGTCCCGGATCTCGGCGTGGATGTGCTGCGGGCGGGGCTGCTGATCGCCGGGCTGGCCCTGGCCCTCGCCTGGATCCTCCCGCCGGCCGGCCCCAGCGAGACGGCCTCCCGGGTCTGGAGCGAGGTGAGCCGGCCCCTGCGCCGGAGCCAGGAGACGTTCAACCGGCTGTTCAGCTCCCTGCGCTCCCAGCGCCCGGCGTATGTGAGCCCCCTGGGACGCACGCTGCCCTTCGGCGGGCCCCGGCGGCTGAGCGACACGGTGGTGATGGAGGTGCGGGCCCAGGGGCCGGCCCGCTACTGGCGGGGGATGGTCTATGACGTCTACACCTCCAACGGCTGGCTCTCCTCAGGGGAGGACGAGCAGAGCCGCGCCCCGATGACCGCCCTGACGGCCCGCCCGCTGTGGGAGGGCCGGGCGGTGGTGACGCAAACCTTCACCGTCTATCTGCCCGGGAACACCCTGATCTTCGCCGCTCAGCACCCGGTGGCCGTCAGCCTCCCCACCCTCGTGCAGGGCCGGTTCACGGCCCAGGCCCACGATCTGATGGGGATCCGCAGCCCCCGTCCCTTCGGCGCCCAGCAGACCTACGAGGCCATCTCCCTGGTCCCCATCCCGGATGTGGAGAGCCTGCGTCAGGCGGGGACGGTTTACCCGGAATGGGTGCAGCGGTATCTGCAGCTGCCGCCCAACCTGGATCCCCGGATCCGGCGCTTGGCGGAGCGGATCACAGCGAACGCGGACAATCCATACGACAAGGCAGCGGCCCTGGAGGCCTGGCTGCGACGCAACATCCGATACAACGAGAACATCCCGGCCCCGCCGCCCGGCCGGGACGGCGTGTCCTATGTGCTGTTCGACATCCGCCAGGGCTACTGCGATTATTACGCTTCGGCGATGGCCGTGATGGCGCGGGCCCTGGGGATCCCCGCCCGCGTGGTGAGCGGCTACGCCCAGGGCGAGTGGATGCCCGATGGGCGGTATCGGGTGCGACAGCGGGACGCCCACACATGGGTGGAGATCTACTTCCCCGGTTACGGTTGGGTGGAATTCGAGCCCACCGCCGCCCAGCCGCCCATCCTGCGCCCCCAGCGCCCCGTGACGCCCACCCCCACGCCTCCGGCGAGCCCCGCCGCAGGGCCCACTCCCGGCGCGCCACAACCCACCCCCACCCGACGCAATCTGCTGGCCGAGGATTTCGATATCCAGCCCGGGGAGGCTCTTCCGCTGCCCCACACGCCGCAGTTCCCGATCGGCCCGCTCACAGCGGGCCTGATGGGATCGCTGGGGATGCTGGGGCTGGTCCTCTGGTTGCGCGATCGGCACCGCCTGCGCCGGCTCTCTCCCGCCGCCCGGGATTACCTGTGGATGAACCGCGCGGCGCGGCTGCTGGGGATCCGGCTCCCGGCCTCCTGGACCCCGATGGAGCGCGCTCGGCACCTGGCCGCGCTGGCGCCGGAGATGGCGGAGACCATGAGGCAGATCGCTGAGCGCTACACGGCCGTGCGGTTCGGCCGACGCCCGCTCCCTCCGGGATCCGCCCCTCGGGGCTGGTGGCTGGCCTTTCTCTTCTACGGGCTCCGGGGGCGCCTCCGATCGGCCCTGGCTCGATGGATCTCCGCCCTCCGCAGCCGGACGCTTCCCACCTCGCCGCCCTTCGCCCGCTGA
- the surE gene encoding 5'/3'-nucleotidase SurE: MPLILVTNDDGIRSPGLRAAAAALQALGQVVVVAPVDQWSGAGRCMPATSEGRIYPEIIHANGTVIRAYAVEGTPAQVVDHAILEILPRPPDLVVSGINYGENVGSGVTISGTVGAALEAASFGIPALAVSLQTPVEHHLGYSEEIDFGAAAHFTLLFARAALRQALPFDVDVLKIDVPARATPETPWRWTRLSRQRYFVPVRPMRRRPTDPGPLGYRVEIDRERLEPDSDIYALVVDEVVSVTPLSLDLTSRVSLEELHRWWEKAR; encoded by the coding sequence ATGCCGCTCATCCTGGTGACCAACGACGACGGGATCCGATCCCCCGGGCTGCGGGCCGCTGCCGCTGCCCTGCAAGCCCTGGGCCAGGTTGTGGTGGTCGCCCCGGTGGATCAATGGTCCGGTGCCGGACGCTGCATGCCGGCCACCTCGGAGGGCCGGATCTACCCGGAGATCATCCATGCGAACGGCACAGTGATCCGGGCTTACGCGGTGGAGGGAACCCCTGCGCAAGTGGTCGATCATGCCATCCTGGAGATCCTCCCCCGTCCGCCGGACCTGGTGGTGTCGGGCATCAACTACGGGGAGAACGTGGGCTCCGGAGTGACCATCTCGGGGACGGTGGGAGCGGCCCTGGAGGCGGCCAGCTTCGGGATCCCGGCCCTGGCGGTGTCGTTGCAGACCCCGGTGGAGCATCACCTGGGATACTCCGAGGAGATCGACTTCGGGGCCGCGGCGCATTTCACCCTCCTCTTCGCCCGCGCCGCCCTCCGCCAGGCCCTGCCCTTCGACGTCGACGTGCTGAAGATCGACGTCCCGGCCCGGGCCACGCCGGAGACCCCCTGGCGGTGGACCCGCCTCTCGCGACAGCGGTATTTCGTCCCCGTCCGCCCGATGCGCCGGCGCCCCACCGACCCGGGCCCGCTGGGATATCGGGTGGAGATCGATCGGGAGCGTCTGGAGCCGGATTCGGACATCTACGCCCTGGTGGTGGATGAGGTGGTCTCCGTCACCCCGCTGAGCCTGGATCTCACGTCCCGCGTTTCCCTGGAGGAGCTGCATCGATGGTGGGAGAAAGCGAGGTAA
- a CDS encoding RimK family alpha-L-glutamate ligase, with amino-acid sequence MLKDPAIRSDIEIERVDLAIAWNWEYDAPFIRMIREACARRGLSVAEVTPADLPQILERAADGRWTCGVFLDRASDWDEDFEALVDWARAAGVFRLNPTERARAAWDKAAMHRRFVEAGLPTPPTAILPPWEADPRTLWPEGLGEPPWIAKPAFGGGGEGVRTITDPEDLNALRTAFPDEPILVQAYVRPRRLDGRPAWFRVLYAVDQVFPCWWDPTTHRYAPVKEEERIACGLDALWELGRRIAAVCGLHLFSSEIALDEAGRFLCIDYVNDPIDTRPQSLAPEGVPDEVLQGIAERIAEAVGRMRCRSSW; translated from the coding sequence ATGTTGAAGGATCCGGCGATTCGAAGCGACATCGAGATCGAGCGGGTGGATCTGGCCATCGCCTGGAACTGGGAATACGATGCGCCGTTCATCCGGATGATCCGGGAGGCCTGCGCGCGCCGCGGCCTCTCGGTGGCCGAGGTCACGCCGGCGGATCTCCCCCAGATCCTGGAGCGGGCCGCAGATGGGCGGTGGACATGCGGGGTTTTCCTGGACCGCGCTTCGGATTGGGATGAGGACTTCGAGGCCCTGGTGGATTGGGCCCGGGCGGCAGGGGTGTTCCGTCTGAACCCAACGGAGCGGGCGCGGGCGGCATGGGACAAGGCGGCGATGCACCGGCGGTTCGTCGAAGCGGGGCTCCCCACCCCTCCTACCGCCATCCTCCCCCCGTGGGAAGCCGACCCCCGGACGCTCTGGCCCGAAGGGCTGGGGGAACCCCCGTGGATCGCCAAGCCCGCCTTCGGGGGCGGCGGGGAGGGCGTGCGGACGATCACCGATCCGGAGGACCTGAACGCCCTGCGCACGGCCTTCCCCGATGAACCGATTCTGGTCCAGGCCTACGTGCGCCCCCGCCGGCTGGACGGGCGCCCGGCCTGGTTCCGCGTGCTTTATGCGGTGGATCAGGTGTTCCCCTGCTGGTGGGATCCGACCACCCACCGGTATGCGCCGGTGAAGGAGGAAGAGCGGATCGCCTGCGGCCTGGACGCGCTCTGGGAGCTGGGGCGTCGGATCGCGGCGGTCTGCGGGCTTCACCTGTTCTCCAGCGAGATCGCCCTGGACGAGGCGGGGCGCTTCCTGTGCATCGACTACGTCAACGATCCCATCGACACGCGCCCGCAATCCCTGGCCCCGGAGGGGGTGCCGGACGAGGTGTTGCAGGGGATCGCCGAGCGGATCGCCGAGGCCGTCGGGAGGATGCGATGCCGCTCATCCTGGTGA
- a CDS encoding YtxH domain-containing protein yields the protein MRRGLLWIYGFLVGGLIGAGLALLWAPCSGPELRERIRSRWQQVVEEGRQAAAQRRAELERELAVLIRRAPPES from the coding sequence ATGCGCCGTGGGCTTCTCTGGATTTATGGGTTTCTGGTGGGGGGGCTGATCGGCGCCGGCCTGGCGCTGCTCTGGGCTCCCTGCTCCGGGCCGGAGCTGCGGGAGAGGATTCGGAGCCGTTGGCAGCAGGTCGTGGAGGAGGGGCGGCAGGCCGCCGCCCAGCGTCGGGCGGAGCTGGAGCGCGAGCTGGCCGTCCTGATCCGACGAGCCCCTCCGGAGTCCTGA
- a CDS encoding penicillin acylase family protein — MARSGRSLPRAMGLLSLALALGILTGALAIGSARYAPSVLTLQGPEGKITLYAVGPAQWRIEAGSPRDQAFAEGVLDGLDAAPLLILRRAAAYGQLEALIGPEAAEADAWARERLAPVIARAWEALDAETRSRLEAYAAGVNTAWRMGIPMIRRLPSDPLARPWEPRDSLAVAAGLALAHPGWMEAEIAAALRHLPPAPRAALEDPRWSSATPAPDVARREAAWRAWAAVGAAPELGLFRTCQEDAGIRLHAMAAPVFPLPWRPVWVNDGVRLRWPGIPGALARIRQAEGAQLEPKPGPGDVLDALGELSVRIIRESGESPLWAWQGKDAWPRCAPPAMPDREALLALTPEDWLQRRVHGMLARWDGQLDVKSPSALVYEAWRWEIIRTALGPAVGEENLRRLLARRPAERLRAAAQALWEAQGNEVRELKAVAYRRALAEIGRRYGDLHTIWEWGKAHAATVRIPGWPIRAEIPLGGDESAPWPTPVDPVRPFATAFWPALTVQQASHVILKIAPTPVWWRWP; from the coding sequence ATGGCTCGGAGCGGGCGTTCTCTCCCCCGCGCGATGGGCCTCCTCAGTCTGGCCCTGGCCCTGGGGATCCTCACCGGGGCTCTCGCCATCGGGTCCGCCCGCTACGCGCCCTCCGTCCTGACCCTGCAGGGACCGGAGGGAAAGATCACCCTGTATGCGGTGGGCCCAGCCCAGTGGCGCATAGAGGCCGGCTCGCCGCGGGATCAGGCCTTCGCGGAGGGCGTCCTGGATGGGCTGGATGCCGCCCCGCTGCTGATCCTGCGGCGGGCGGCGGCCTACGGCCAGCTGGAGGCCCTGATCGGGCCGGAGGCGGCCGAGGCCGACGCCTGGGCCCGGGAGCGCCTCGCCCCCGTCATCGCCCGGGCCTGGGAGGCCCTGGACGCAGAGACCCGGTCCCGGCTGGAAGCCTACGCCGCAGGGGTGAACACCGCCTGGCGGATGGGGATCCCGATGATCCGCCGGCTCCCCTCGGATCCCCTCGCCCGGCCCTGGGAGCCCCGGGATAGCCTGGCGGTGGCGGCGGGCCTGGCCCTGGCCCATCCGGGCTGGATGGAGGCCGAGATCGCGGCCGCCCTCCGGCACCTCCCTCCCGCTCCACGCGCCGCCCTGGAAGATCCCCGCTGGTCGTCCGCGACGCCGGCCCCGGACGTCGCGCGGCGTGAGGCGGCATGGCGCGCCTGGGCGGCGGTGGGAGCGGCCCCCGAGCTCGGGCTCTTCCGAACGTGCCAGGAGGACGCCGGGATCCGCCTGCACGCGATGGCCGCCCCGGTCTTCCCCCTGCCGTGGCGCCCGGTATGGGTGAACGACGGCGTCCGCCTCCGCTGGCCCGGGATCCCGGGGGCTCTGGCGCGCATCCGCCAGGCGGAGGGCGCCCAGCTGGAGCCGAAGCCGGGCCCCGGAGACGTCCTGGATGCCCTGGGGGAGCTCTCCGTCCGCATCATCCGGGAAAGCGGGGAGTCCCCCCTCTGGGCCTGGCAGGGAAAGGACGCATGGCCCCGCTGCGCGCCGCCCGCGATGCCGGATCGCGAGGCGCTGCTCGCCCTGACCCCAGAGGACTGGCTGCAGCGGCGGGTGCATGGGATGCTCGCCCGCTGGGACGGACAGCTGGACGTGAAGAGCCCCTCCGCCCTCGTCTATGAGGCCTGGCGATGGGAGATCATCCGCACGGCGCTGGGACCGGCGGTGGGGGAGGAGAACCTGCGACGGCTGCTCGCCCGACGGCCGGCGGAGCGCCTCCGGGCCGCTGCGCAGGCCCTCTGGGAGGCTCAGGGAAACGAGGTCCGGGAGCTGAAGGCGGTGGCTTACCGGCGGGCGCTGGCCGAGATCGGACGGCGATATGGGGATCTGCACACCATCTGGGAATGGGGAAAGGCCCACGCGGCCACCGTGCGGATCCCAGGCTGGCCGATCCGCGCGGAGATCCCGCTCGGCGGCGATGAGAGCGCCCCCTGGCCGACCCCCGTGGATCCCGTGCGACCCTTCGCCACGGCGTTCTGGCCTGCCCTCACCGTGCAGCAGGCGTCCCACGTGATCCTGAAGATCGCCCCGACGCCGGTCTGGTGGAGGTGGCCGTAG
- a CDS encoding S1C family serine protease: protein MGNSPQDLRNRMWIWIAALILIAVACGCIGLAVGGLAGYLIGRGVGAPTPPGPTSGTPWLGVMVTHDRDGARILQVLPNSPAEEAGLRPGDRITAVDGEPVDDRHPLPDALRRHRPGETVRLTVIRDGEERTLSVTLGRAP from the coding sequence ATGGGCAACTCGCCTCAAGACCTCCGGAACCGCATGTGGATCTGGATCGCCGCGCTCATCCTGATCGCCGTGGCCTGCGGGTGCATCGGCCTGGCGGTGGGCGGGCTGGCCGGCTATCTGATCGGCCGGGGCGTGGGCGCTCCGACTCCCCCCGGGCCCACTTCTGGAACCCCCTGGTTGGGGGTGATGGTGACCCATGATCGCGATGGGGCGCGGATCCTCCAGGTGCTCCCCAACAGCCCGGCCGAGGAAGCCGGCCTGCGCCCCGGCGACCGGATCACCGCCGTGGACGGCGAGCCGGTGGACGACCGTCATCCTCTCCCCGATGCGCTCCGACGCCATCGCCCCGGGGAGACGGTGCGCCTGACGGTGATCCGGGACGGGGAAGAGCGCACGCTCTCCGTCACCCTGGGCCGAGCCCCTTAG